AGTGTCAGCATCTCTCGAGGTCTTTGGCGCCTTCGAGTGGCGTCTTCAGGACACAGCGTTGGTCAGCCCAGAGAGTAGGGCCGTATGACTGTGCGGCCGGTGGCCAACGACTCTCGAGCAACCGGTACGCGACTTCTACCTTTAAGGGCAGCAGTCGTCTGAGGTTCGCGTGCACCGCAGTTAGCTGCGCGCATCGACCGATGTCACTCGATGAACGGTCCCAGAGAGGACAAAATGCGCAGCGCTACATCATCCAATCCCTCAGCCGGGTCGGCGTCGGAGGCCGCGGCGGTCGAATGCGACTGTCCGGTGGCCCGCGTCCGACACCGACACCGATGCAGGCAGGCAGAGGGGGAACGGCCGTGAGCGTCGACAGGCGAATAACTTCAGGTCAAGTGTGTAGTGATCGACGCTGCAAAGGATTTTGCGGTGATCGTGACGTAGACAGTCGGAGTACACGGTGACCGACATACCGCCGACCGCCCAGACGTCGTTGCAGCGACTTCGGTCGCTGCTCGAACCGGCTCTGGTGGTGGTCACGGTGACAGCGCTGATTCTCGGCGGGATCGCGTGGGTCGTTGGTTGGCGTGCGATCGCCGAGGGGTGCTGGGTGGCAGGAACGCTGGTCGCCGTGGTGCCCGCGCTGGTCTGGGTGATTGTGGCATTACGCAACGGCCGGGCGGGAGTGGATCTGCTCGCAGTGTTGTCGCTGGTGGGCACTCTGTGGGTCGGCGAGTACGTGGCCGGTGCGCTGATCGCGGTCATGCTGTCCACTGGGCGTGCCTTGGATGCGGCCGCACAACGGCGCGCGTCGCACGACTTGCGGGCCCTGCTCGAGCGTGCGCCGCGGTCCGCGCGCCGGCGTATCGGCGACGTGATCACGGTGGTGCCATTGGACGAGGTCGTGGCCGGTGACCTGCTCGTGGTCGGCCCCGGAGAAGTGGTCCCGGTGGATGGCCGGGTCGAAGACGCGGTGGCGGTCCTCGACGAGTCGGCGCTCACCGGTGAACCACTTCAGGTTGAACGCGCGGTCGGTGAACCGGTGCGCAGCGGTGTGGTCAATGCCGCGACCGCTTTCGAGATCCGAGCCACCGCAACCGCCGACGCGAGCACTTACGCCGGGATCGTGCGGTTGGCGCAGCAGGCGGGCGCCGACAGTGCACCGATCATTCGGCTGGCTGATCGCTATGCAGCATGGTTCCTGCCATTGGCGCTCGCTGTCGCCGGCGCCGCGTGGCTGGCCAGTGGGTCAGCGGTACGAGCGGTGGCAGTGCTGGTCGTGGCGACGCCGTGTCCGCTGCTGCTCGCAGCGCCGGTGGCGATCGTCTCCGGCTTGTCGCGGGCTTCGCGACAGGGTGTGGTAATTCGTAGCGGCGGGGCGCTGGAGAATCTCGGCCATGCGACGACGCTGGTGATGGACAAGACCGGCACGCTGACCGCCGGTCGACCCGTCGTCGTCGACGTCGTGGCGGCGCCCGGCAGCGACACCCCCGAGATCCTGCGACTGGCCGCCTCGGTGGACCAGATGTCACCCCACGTGCTTGCCGAGGCCATCGTCACCGAAGCCCTCGCACGGCACCTGTCGCTGTCGTTGCCCGTCGAGGTGATCGAACACCCCGGACGCGGAGTCACCGCCACGGTGAACGGCGCCAGGGTTGCCGTCGGCAAGCTCGCCGGCGAGGCATCCGAGGCGGATTGGGCCGTGGCGGTCGTCAACCGGGCCAGCCTCGATAGCGCCGCAATCGCGTGGGTCAGTACCGACGACGAGCTCGTCGGCGCGGTTCTTTTACGAGACCCGCTGCGCCGCAACGCACCCAGGACGGTTCGGAGGCTGCGCGCTGCCGGAATCAACCGATTGGTCATGCTCACCGGTGACCGTGCGGCACCCGCGCGGGAGGTGGCCACCGTGCTGGGCTTGGACGAGGTGTACGCCAATCAGAGCCCCGCCGACAAGGTCGCTGCCGTGCGGGCCGAACGGGAACGAGCCGTGACCGTGATGGTCGGCGACGGCGTCAATGATGCCCCTGCTCTGGCTGCGGCCACGGTCGGCGTCGCGATGGGCGCCCGCGGTGCAACGGCCTCCTCCGAGGCCGCCGACATCGTGTTGACGACCGACCGTTTGGACAGGCTGGCCGACGCGATGGACATCGCACGTTGGTCACGGCGCATCGCGGTCCAAAGCGCGGTGGCGGGGATGGTGCTGTCCCTGCTGGCGATGGGTGCTGCCGCAGTCGGACTGCTGCCGCCCGCGGCGGGGGCTTTGCTGCAGGAAGGCATCGACGTCGCGGTGATCCTCAACGCCCTGCGTGCGCTGCGAGGCAACCCTGCCGCCGGGATCGAGCTGCCGGATGGCACCGACGCGATGCTGCGCCGCTTCTCCGGCGAGCACGACAAGTTACGCGATGGACTGACGCTGCTGCGTGATGCCGCCGACAATGTTGCCGCCGGGTCCGGCAAACCTGCGATCGATGCCTTGACCCGAGCCCAGAGCTTCCTCACCGAACGACTATTGCCGCACGAGGACGCCGAACAGACCGAGCTGTACCCGGCGTTGGCGACGCCGCTGGGCAGCGCCGAGGCAACGGCCACGATGAGTCGAACCCACGCCGAGATCCACCGGCTGACCGACCGCATCGGCAACCACCTGCAACTGGCTCACGAGGCCGGTGGCATCCAACCCAGCCAGGTCGACGATCTGCGGGCCTGCCTCTACGGGCTGCATGCGTTGCTGCACCTGCACTTCCTGCAAGAAGAAGAGAACTACTTCACTCTCGCCGACACCGAACTCCCCGAGGGACGAAAGACAGCACTGACCGTGCGCGCCCGTCGATACCGGGAGAAGGGAGCACGTGACATCGAAGAACGGATTCCCTCAGTCCGCGGCTGACTGGAGTGTTCCCGATTTGATGGACACGCTCAATTCCGGGAGCGCTGTTTGCGGTGCCCGGACCTCTGAGGCGGGAATTCCGTCCAGAGCTCCGGTGTTTGGCGGTGTTTCATGAACTATGTGCTCGCTTGGGTAGCGCCGTCGCAGACCAACCATCCGGTGACCCAAACGAGGTGTGGGATTGCATCGAAACTTGATGCTCTCGTCCGACCCGTTTCCGCTTTCCAGGCAGTTGTTCCGATCTCTCCTTCTCGGTGTCCCGGCCTGCACCCGGGTATACCCCCGGGGGTACTTGACATACCCTAGGGGGTATATGGCAACCTGTAGTCATCGCACTCCACAGAACAGGGAAGGTTGTCCGATGATCCTCGAGCAGTACTACATCGAGTGCCTCTCGCACGCGTCGTACCTCATCGGCGACGAGAGCACCGGCCGCGCCATCGTGATCGACCCGCGCCGCGACATCACCGAATACCTCGAGGACGCAACCCGATACGGCCTGACCATCGAGGGTGTCGTCAACACGCACTTTCATGCGGACTTCGTCTCCGGTCACCTCGAGTTGGTCGAGGCTACCGGCGCGTGGATCGGTTTCGGCGACGCCGCGGACACCGATTACCCGATTCGCCGACTGCGCCACGGCGAGCACCTGACGCTGGGGGAGGTGGACATCGAAATCCTCTCCACCCCCGGCCACACGTGGGAGTCGATCAGCCTGCTCGTTCGCGAGAATCGAGACGCTGAGCCGTCCGCTGTGCTGACCGGGGACTCGCTGTTCATCGGCGACGTCGGTCGCCCCGACCTGGCCAATCTCGGCGACGGCACCAATACCGACCTGGCTCGGGCGATGTACCGCACCGTCCACGAGAGGCTGCTGACCTTGCCCGACGCAGTGGCCGTGATGCCGGCTCACGGCGCGGGGTCGTCCTGCGGCAAGAACCTCTCTTCCGAGTTGACCTCCACCATCGGCGAGCAACGCCGCACGAATCCGTCGGTGCAGCCGATGAGCGAAGACGCGTTCGTCGCTCTCGTCGCCGACGGCCAGCCTGCGGTGCCGGGGTATTTTTCGGCCGCCGTAGCTTTGAACAAGTCGAATCGTGCACTCCTCGAACAAGATCGGTTTGTCTCCGAACTCTCACCGGGAGAGCTCCGGGTCGAAATGGCCAGCGGAACACGCGTTCTCGATGCCCGCACCCCCGACGATTTCGCCGCCGGGCATCTGCGTGGCTCGATCAATGTCGGTTTCGACGGTAGGTTCGCCGAAACCGGCGGCATGGTCGCCGATATCGGCGAGCGCATCGTGCTCATCACTTACCCGGGTGAGGAACAGGTTGCGGCAATGCGTTTGGCGCGCATCGGATCCGACAACGCGCTCGGATACCTCACTGTCGACGTTGATGGAATTTTTCCGGACGCGCTCGCCGACCTTGTCCGTACCGCGCCGCGCACCACGGTGTCCGAGCTCGAGGGTCTCCTGGCCTCGGGCGCGGTCACGTTGATCGACATCCGCAACCCCGGCGAGCGTGACTTCGGTGCCATCGACGGCGCCCGGTCAATTCCCCTCGCACAGTTGCGTTCCCAACTCGCGGACCTGCCACGAAGCAAACCGATCGTCGTTCACTGCGCCGGCGGCTGGCGCTCCTCCGTCGCCGCATCACTGTTGCGTGCCGACGGCATCGAGAACGTCAGCGACCTGGTCGGCGGATACACGGCCTGGGTCGAGCGATCTTCCGAATAGCGCCTATTCAGAAAAACTCTCGTGCCCCATACGCGGCACGACGTCTGACAAGGAGATACCAGGTGTGTTACACCACGACATGTTCTTCCTGCTCCAAGACCACTTGGGCAGGATGCGGCCAGCACGCCGACCAGGTGATGGCCGGCGTCCAGACAGCGCGGCGCTGTACCTGCACCCCTGCTCCTGACCCGGGGTCCGGGTTCTTCCGGTCCTTCTTCGGCCGCTGACCCGCCGCACCGGATGACCCGGTGCCATGACCCGGTACCCGCCCATACTCGCACCCATCACCCCCTTTTTTCAGGAGTCAACCAATGTCCAGTAACACCAAGGTCAGGGACGGCGTTCCGCCGATCTCACACGCGTCCGGCGGCGTACTCGGCCGCATGGGCGCATCGATGGCGGGCAACGCAAAATGGGTGCTCGGTGTCTGGCTGATCGTGCTCATCGCACTCGGCGCGGCCGCACCGTCGGTGTTCAGCTCCCTCGCCGGCGCCGGATGGCAGGCCAACGGATCCGAATCCGTCCAGGTCCGCGAACTCGCACAGGAACACTTCGGCGGCAACTCTTCCGCCGCCGTCCAGGTTGTCGTGCATTCCGATGACCGGACCATCGACAGCCCCGACATGCAGCGCACCCTCACCGAGGTCACCGATGTCTTCGCCGGGGACCCTCGCTTCGGTGCGATCATCGCGCCGCAGCCGGGAATGTCCATCAGCCCCGACGGGCACACCGGAATTCTCATCGCGGGCGCGAACGCAAGCACCGACGAGATGGTCAAGGCCGTTGACGATCTCAAGGGGGAGTTGACCGCCCTGTCCGGGAACGGCATCGAGGTCTATCCCACCGGCGCATCGGCACTGTGGAGTGATTTCAACAAGGCCAACCACGACGCGATGATTCAGGCCGAACTGTTTTCCTGGCCGGTCACCCTCGCGATCATGGTGCTCGCCTTCGGGTCCCTCGTCGCCGCCGGGCTCCCACTGCTGCTGACCCTGGCCGGGCTCGTCGCCTCTGCGGGCGGCCTGGTTCTGCTCAACCAGATCACCCCGATTTCCGTGTGGGCGATGAACTTCGCGATGATGTTCGCCCTCGCCCTCGGTATCGACTACGCCCTGTTCATCGTCTCCCGGTTCCGCGACGCGATACGTCATGCATCGTCGCCGCGGGCGGCGGTCGCGGAAACCATGGATACCGCGGGCAAGGCCGTCGTCCTGTCCGGAATCACGGTGCTCGTGAGCCTCTCTGCGGTCCTGCTGGTTCCGGCACCGGCCGTGCGGACGATGGCTATCGGCATCATGCTCGCCGTGTTCTTCGTCCTCCTGGCCTCGATGACTCTGTTGCCTGCCGTTCTCGGGATGCTCGGCACCAAGGTCAACGGTGGATCCTTGCCCTACGCCAAGCGTCAGGAACACCGCTCACCGAAGTTCGCCGCCTGGGGCGAGCTGCTGCACAAGCACCCGTGGCCGTTCGCCATCGGTTCTCTCCTGGTGCTGATCGCGCTGTCGATCCCGGTGCTCGGGCTCAAGGTGGCGATGCCCTCCATCGCGGTTGTCCCCTCCGACGCCCCGGTCCGCCAGGGCTACGAACTCGTCCAAGCTCAGATGGGGGAGGGGGCGCCGGGCATGTTGCAGATCATCGCCCCCGCCGCGGAGGGCGCGCAGACAGCGAAGGCTGCTGCCGCGACCGAAGGTATCGCCATGGTGACGCCGCCGCAGTCCGCACTCGATGGCAGCGATTTTGTGATGTTGCAGGCCATGCCTACCGTCGATCCGTCCGACGCACAGATGGGAGCCATCCTCGACACCTTGCGTGCGGACCTTCCCTCGGGCGCTCTGGTGGGCGGCGCACCGGCGGAGAACCTCGACCTGCAGCAAGCGCTGAACGACTACCTCCCGCTGATCGTCGGCATCATCCTGGTTCTCGGGTTCCTGCTGCTCCTGGTGGCGCTGCAGGCGCCGTTGATCGCGATCCTCGGTACCGTGGTCAGCTTGCTCTCCACCGCCGCCGCATTCGGGGTCGCGAAGTTGATCTTCCAGGACGGGCACGGCGCGTCGTTGCTCGGTTTCACCCCGCAGGGGTTCCTCGACGGGTGGGGGCCGGTGTTCTTCTTCGCGATGATCTTCGCGATCGCCATGGACTACACCGTGTTCTTGTTGGCCACGGCGAAGGAGCATTACGAGCGCTCAGGTGATCCCAAGGTTGCGCACGTCGACGGTCTGGCTCATTCGGGGCGGGTGATCCTCGCCGCTGCCGCGGTGATGGTGGCCGTGTTCTTCACCTTCGCGCTCGCTGATCCGTTGCCGCCGAAGGAGATGGGCATCATTCTCGGTGTCGCTGTACTGCTCGATGCGGTACTGATTCGGCTGATCCTGCTGCCGGTGCTCCTGCGGTTGACCGGGCATGCCGCGTGGTGGTCCCCGGCGTGGCTGCGAAAGGTATTGCCCAACATCAGTTTCTCGCACTGACAGGTCCGGATGGCGTGGTTCGGCCACTGTGACGCACAGATCTGACGAACCACCCACCCGGATATACCCATAGGGGTATATTTGAGGTTACTGATTGATCTTCGGAAGGAACTCCCATGGTCGGCGACGACGACAGCATCGCATTGGTACTCAACCGACTCCGCCGCGCGCACGGCCAACTCGCCGGAGTGATCTCGATGATCGAACAGGGCCGAGACTGCAAGGACGTCGTCACCCAGCTCGCCGCGGTCTCACGCGCACTCGACCGGGCCGGTTTCAAGATCGTCGCCACCGGCCTTCGCGAATGCATGACCGGCAACCGCGAGAATGGCAAGGAACCGATGACCGAGGCGGAACTCGAAAAGCTCTTCCTCGCACTCGCCTGAGACCGCGGCGGCGATCGCGGAACAACGAACAGAAAGGACGGTACGGACAGTCATGACAGCTCTCCCACGGCACCACGGCTGGACCATCGAACGGATCGTTCCACTATTGGGCGGGGTAGTCGTCCTGCTCAGCGTGGCCTTGACACTCGCCTTCTCCATTTGGTGGCTGCTTCTCACCACGTTCGTCGCTGCGAATCTCCTGCTCTACAGCGCAGTGGGATGGTGCCCGATGAGCCTGATACTCCAACGCCTCGGCATCCCGCGGCTCGGCACCCGCTGACCGATCCCAGACCCCGGATCCCCCGAAAAAAGGACGTAGATCATGCAACTCGCACTCACGACCACCCTGAACACCACGTTCGACGACGCTGTCGAACGCACCCGTAAGGCATTGTCGGAGCAAGGTTTCGGGATACTCACCGAGATCGACATGAAATCGACCCTCAAAGCCAAGCTCGACGAAGACCTGGAGGACTACCTCATCCTCGGCGCCTGCAACCCGACGTTGGCACATCGAGCAGTCGGAGTGATGCGGGGGATCGGATTACTGTTGCCCTGCAACGTCGTCGTGCGCGCCGATCCCTCCGCGGAGAACACCGTCATCGTCGATGCGATGAACCCCGCCCTCATGGTCGAGGTGACCGGCGAACCCCGACTGCAGTCCGTCGCCGACGAGGCCACCGCCAGGCTGCAGGCAGCTCTCGATTCGCTCACCG
The sequence above is drawn from the Rhodococcus qingshengii JCM 15477 genome and encodes:
- a CDS encoding DUF302 domain-containing protein, with product MQLALTTTLNTTFDDAVERTRKALSEQGFGILTEIDMKSTLKAKLDEDLEDYLILGACNPTLAHRAVGVMRGIGLLLPCNVVVRADPSAENTVIVDAMNPALMVEVTGEPRLQSVADEATARLQAALDSLTAQQN
- a CDS encoding heavy metal translocating P-type ATPase, which codes for MTDIPPTAQTSLQRLRSLLEPALVVVTVTALILGGIAWVVGWRAIAEGCWVAGTLVAVVPALVWVIVALRNGRAGVDLLAVLSLVGTLWVGEYVAGALIAVMLSTGRALDAAAQRRASHDLRALLERAPRSARRRIGDVITVVPLDEVVAGDLLVVGPGEVVPVDGRVEDAVAVLDESALTGEPLQVERAVGEPVRSGVVNAATAFEIRATATADASTYAGIVRLAQQAGADSAPIIRLADRYAAWFLPLALAVAGAAWLASGSAVRAVAVLVVATPCPLLLAAPVAIVSGLSRASRQGVVIRSGGALENLGHATTLVMDKTGTLTAGRPVVVDVVAAPGSDTPEILRLAASVDQMSPHVLAEAIVTEALARHLSLSLPVEVIEHPGRGVTATVNGARVAVGKLAGEASEADWAVAVVNRASLDSAAIAWVSTDDELVGAVLLRDPLRRNAPRTVRRLRAAGINRLVMLTGDRAAPAREVATVLGLDEVYANQSPADKVAAVRAERERAVTVMVGDGVNDAPALAAATVGVAMGARGATASSEAADIVLTTDRLDRLADAMDIARWSRRIAVQSAVAGMVLSLLAMGAAAVGLLPPAAGALLQEGIDVAVILNALRALRGNPAAGIELPDGTDAMLRRFSGEHDKLRDGLTLLRDAADNVAAGSGKPAIDALTRAQSFLTERLLPHEDAEQTELYPALATPLGSAEATATMSRTHAEIHRLTDRIGNHLQLAHEAGGIQPSQVDDLRACLYGLHALLHLHFLQEEENYFTLADTELPEGRKTALTVRARRYREKGARDIEERIPSVRG
- a CDS encoding YgaP family membrane protein; this translates as MTALPRHHGWTIERIVPLLGGVVVLLSVALTLAFSIWWLLLTTFVAANLLLYSAVGWCPMSLILQRLGIPRLGTR
- a CDS encoding MBL fold metallo-hydrolase; this encodes MILEQYYIECLSHASYLIGDESTGRAIVIDPRRDITEYLEDATRYGLTIEGVVNTHFHADFVSGHLELVEATGAWIGFGDAADTDYPIRRLRHGEHLTLGEVDIEILSTPGHTWESISLLVRENRDAEPSAVLTGDSLFIGDVGRPDLANLGDGTNTDLARAMYRTVHERLLTLPDAVAVMPAHGAGSSCGKNLSSELTSTIGEQRRTNPSVQPMSEDAFVALVADGQPAVPGYFSAAVALNKSNRALLEQDRFVSELSPGELRVEMASGTRVLDARTPDDFAAGHLRGSINVGFDGRFAETGGMVADIGERIVLITYPGEEQVAAMRLARIGSDNALGYLTVDVDGIFPDALADLVRTAPRTTVSELEGLLASGAVTLIDIRNPGERDFGAIDGARSIPLAQLRSQLADLPRSKPIVVHCAGGWRSSVAASLLRADGIENVSDLVGGYTAWVERSSE
- a CDS encoding metal-sensitive transcriptional regulator; this encodes MVGDDDSIALVLNRLRRAHGQLAGVISMIEQGRDCKDVVTQLAAVSRALDRAGFKIVATGLRECMTGNRENGKEPMTEAELEKLFLALA
- a CDS encoding MMPL family transporter, with translation MSSNTKVRDGVPPISHASGGVLGRMGASMAGNAKWVLGVWLIVLIALGAAAPSVFSSLAGAGWQANGSESVQVRELAQEHFGGNSSAAVQVVVHSDDRTIDSPDMQRTLTEVTDVFAGDPRFGAIIAPQPGMSISPDGHTGILIAGANASTDEMVKAVDDLKGELTALSGNGIEVYPTGASALWSDFNKANHDAMIQAELFSWPVTLAIMVLAFGSLVAAGLPLLLTLAGLVASAGGLVLLNQITPISVWAMNFAMMFALALGIDYALFIVSRFRDAIRHASSPRAAVAETMDTAGKAVVLSGITVLVSLSAVLLVPAPAVRTMAIGIMLAVFFVLLASMTLLPAVLGMLGTKVNGGSLPYAKRQEHRSPKFAAWGELLHKHPWPFAIGSLLVLIALSIPVLGLKVAMPSIAVVPSDAPVRQGYELVQAQMGEGAPGMLQIIAPAAEGAQTAKAAAATEGIAMVTPPQSALDGSDFVMLQAMPTVDPSDAQMGAILDTLRADLPSGALVGGAPAENLDLQQALNDYLPLIVGIILVLGFLLLLVALQAPLIAILGTVVSLLSTAAAFGVAKLIFQDGHGASLLGFTPQGFLDGWGPVFFFAMIFAIAMDYTVFLLATAKEHYERSGDPKVAHVDGLAHSGRVILAAAAVMVAVFFTFALADPLPPKEMGIILGVAVLLDAVLIRLILLPVLLRLTGHAAWWSPAWLRKVLPNISFSH